DNA sequence from the Neomonachus schauinslandi chromosome 16, ASM220157v2, whole genome shotgun sequence genome:
AGGACCATAAGAAGCAATCTTGAAATGTGGCAAGGCAAACAGGGCCAGCAGCCATCCCAAATAGCTAATAGTGCTGGCAGGGAGGGTGGCAATGAGAGTcacctgtattattttttattactattatttattataagcAACATTTTCATAGGTGCTTACAGTGTGTTATTTTGCATAATCACATTTAATTATGGTTGAGCAAGGTACAAATCTTATTGGTGAGAGCAAGGAACATAGTTTGTGGGGGACGACAAAAGACATGTTAACGAAAATAgagaggagctggggagggagctAAGTGTCAGGGACAGTGGCCTAGATCAGGCATTCTCAGTGGAACTGCTGTTGCCACCAGCGGGGTAAAAAGTGGTTTGTGGGGGGCAAAAAACGTAGGTATAACAATGATTTGTGGCCCTTTGGAGGGCCATTAAAAACTGCGTAAAAATATGCAGTATATTTGTTGTATTAATAGTTGATGGTAGAGGATGATTAGAACAAAAATGTCTACCGTAGGCTTGCTGAGGGGGGGAGGtaataatggaaaaaagattGGGGAGCCACGGTTTAAATCCTGTAGTGCCTGTGGAATGTGTTGACATTTGTGAGTGATTTTGTTCCCAGACATGTTAGACAGCTCATTTGTCTAACACAGTGTCTGCTTCTGGCTTCATTTGTCCTGCCCATCTTCCCCAAGGCCCTAAATGACTATGTTTTGCCCCCATTAAGCTCTTCTCTTCTGGCCACAGCTGACCAAATTAGGGTGGATATAAGCCAAGACCAGTTATGGCCAGTGCATGACTGGTCCCAGGAAGCCTGGCTTTGTTCACTTCCTCTCATCAGGCCCTGTGATGCtgctctgtatttttataatgtcTGCCGCACAGCTTGCTCCGTTTGAGATGACTTGAGTGGGCGCCAGAAGAGCCCTGGGGGGTTGTGACATCTCCCCAGTCAGGACACTTGGCCTGGGGGTGTACTGTTTGAGTAAGATTGAATGTGACTgaatgaggagagaagagaaatctGTTCGAATCATCAGCTCTTCATCTTGCATGCATTCAGCATCTGATGAATGCAGACTAGGGTTTCTTAACAGCTGtgatattgacattttggaccagagaATTTTTGTTGGGGGCGCGGGTGAGGGCTTTTCTGTACATTGTAGGAGGTTTAGCAGCATCCCAGGCCActccccactagatgccagcaacACCCACTCCACCAgtggtgacaaccaaaaatgtttctacaCATTGACCAAAGTCCCCTGGGGAACAAAATCACCTTGGGTTGAGAACAACTGATATAAACTAGAGCCATTAGAGATGGCTATAAATCTAATTGTACCAGTATGATCAGAAACGCCACAAAGGGCTTGTGATCTGCTGTTGAGCATCACCTTAATGAGGATGTCACCAGAAATGATGGAAGACAGTCCTTGAGAGAGCTAAAACCAGCGTTGTTACCAAGATAAGCACAGCTACCACTTAGTGAGTGTTTGCTTATGTGCCGGATGCTTGCCACGCATGTTCCATTTATTAACTCATCAGCCCTCCCAGCAACTCCAGGAAGTCAGTGCCACCATTATTCTACCCACCCTACAGTTGAGGGAACTGAGACATGGAGATGTTAAGGGACTTGCTGGAGGTCACCCAGGCAGCATGGTTCCAGAGCCCATGCGCTCATGAGCACAGAACGACTCCTTTGGAGACGGAGAAGCAAGCCGCTCTGTACTCCAGCATCCCATAGAGATGGTTCCTAAGGAAGTTGCTAACATTAAGACAATTCAGGTGGAGGCTGGAATTtcagaggggaaatcagaggcaGTTGAGTCTATCACTGCCTGTCCCCCTCACTGGTCTTCTTAACTCTGCACCATCACCTACTGCCCTGGCCTTATTTTCAATGTTGGGGAAACTTTTTACAGTTTTGGAAGGTTCGTAGAGGCAAGAAGCATTTGCTTGGGAGATTCTTGCTAGGCTTTTGAGGTCTTTCTAGAGTGGCTTAGGTTTATATGTTAGAATAAGTTCACTCCTTTAGAGCCACATATAGATTAACTTTGCTAGACCCAGCTGGCAAAGGTAACCACTCACGCATCTCAGGTGGTGCCAGAGCCCAAGAGCTCCTCGGCAGAATCAGGCGTGAGAATTCCCATCTGCCATCGATGGCACTTTATGAGGTGAGGACCACGTCCGAAGTGGGAGTGGGAACCAAAGGGAAGATGAAGTGTTGGCATCTTTCAGGTTTGGACAAAGCGAAATACTAAGCAAGTCAGGACTCAGAGGTCCCTGGAGTTCCAGACAAATATAGACCTTCTTCCTATTCCTTCCGACCCAAGGACAGCACCAGTGTCAGGAGTCAGCAGTGTGGATTCTTGGCATGTGCTGCAAAGGCAATTGTCTTGAAGCAGGAAGGCAAACAGTGCTGCTCCCCAGTGGAGGGTGTGGTATTGCCAGGCTGGCCATGAAAGGATCACCAGGGTTGCTTGATCAACATACAGAATCCCAGCTCCCACCCTGGTGGATTCCAATTCCAGCAGATCTGAGGTGTGGCATggcaaaatgaatttcttttttttttttttaagattttatttatttatttgagagagagaatgagagagagagagcacatgagaggggggagggtcagagggagaagcagaccccttgctgagcaaggagcccgatatgggactcgatcccgggactccaggatcatgacctgagccgaaggcagtcgcttaaccaactgagccacccaggcgcccagcaaaaTGAATTTCTAACAGTAGATTCGGATGCATCACAAGACCCGGGGAGTGCTGCAAAGACTGGGAGCAACAACCTCTATCATGTGGAGAGGTGACCCGGAAGAGCTGAACAGCGCCAGCCATACTAGACCTGAGGTCCTCTGGCTGACGATCACATTAAAAGAACCCTTTGCCCAGACCCTAGGGTGATATATACAATATTATCACAACTCACACCTCACACAAGAAAGAAAGGGCTTAGTTGCTAGTTGCCTACTTTCTACAGATTCTTAAGAGCACAGTATGATGGTCAGTATTGATCAGTTTAGACTCAGTTCATATTCTAACACCAAATATTGTCTTAGCAGTTTTTTTTTATGGGTAACACATAatagtaaaagtataaaaaaatctataaagatgcTTATGCTATCAGGTTAGGGTCCACTAAGAATTAGTATTTACTACTAAGTAATTAGAAAGCATAACATGGGAAACTCCTAACAATCCTATTTGGAATTTTAGTGTTAACGGATGGCAGCTTCACAAGTCAAAGTCTTCTATGTGATAGGAAAACACTGGTGGGAAATGATGTCCACATCAGGCCCAGCCACCCCCATGAATTTAAGAGCTTGCTCTGTCGTGCAGAgttcttattttgtatttgtgatAACTGATAGCTGTGACGGCCAAGCTCACCGTAAGCATCCAATCCTGTTCTCTGTTCCCTTTTTGAATCCATCAGGAGTTCCTTGGTCTCAGAGTTCATATCCCTGTGGAATGTGCTGGTGGGTTCTTTGGTGGAAGACCCATTTCCCCGGTTTTCCtgtctcctccctttcccacccgGCAAGATGTGGACAGAGAAGTTTATGGATTTACTCCACTGATACTGCGTGGTGCTAAATAGGACCCCAGGCCACAAAGTCTTTGAGGTATACACGGATAGGAAagccaagaagagaagaaaggcaaTACTCCTTTTTCAGGGTGGAATATGCTGCTGAATCTCTTCTAGGCATGAGCAGAAACATGAAAGTTTTTCAGCTTGAGCATGTGTGGGCACAACTCATGCTCACATGTACACCAGTGTACATGTAATTAAGACTCAGAAGCCTTTGGTTAATGGGGCTGAGGCTGATGCCAGTTGGGGACAGAGCTTCTTCTACCCTCTTGGTGGACTTAGTTGGAGGGAGTCCATGTAGACAGAAGATCCAGTGACAGGTTTTTCTGCTCTTGCTCAGATCTGACAAGGTGGTAGCCCAGCAAAGTCATGGTATCATTGCAGACTTTTTGAAGTCGAGAAACCTTTCCATAAGGCAAGGTCCAGCGCCAGGCCTGGGAGACGTTGAGGGCATTCCTGGCATTAGTGTGGAAGGCATGATGACCCATGCCCTTGCCTCGAGTGCTGTTGTACACCCAGGTCTGGAGGTGGGGCAAGAATTTCAGTCCCACATATTTATACATTTGGGCAGTCTGGGCAATGGGGTCCCGGACAAGGTCCTCATAGCGAACAAGCATGTAGCGTTGCCTCAGGGCTTTGGGCAAGGACTGCACAGCCTTATAGATCTCCAGCTGGCTTTGGCAGATGACCTGCATCACATAGTAAGGCTGATCCTCCTCCTTGATTTTCTCCCAATGCTGCCCCATCACAATGCGGCTGTCAATCATGAGTTCCCGTATGGTGTGTTCTCGAGAACGGAACACCGCCCGGGGATCCCGTACCAGGTGCACAATGTGCAGATTGAGGGAAGGGTCTCTCAGCAGTGGGTAGAGCACCTGCAGGTTGAAGAAGCGCACTTCCTTGAGCACCACGTGGCTATAGGAGCGACAGGCCTTCTCTACCACCTCAAAGGGCTGTTTACTGCACAGAAGCTTGCAGTGAGCCTGGGGTATGATCATATCCCGGGAGAAGATGTTGCAGGCAGGTGGGGAACACAGGGCCCGGCTGTTCTCCCACTGGAAGAGGCTGGACTGTCTTCGAGGACTGGGTTTCATGTAGGCATCAAAGACACTCATGTCACACAGAAAAATGGCACGGATCAGATCCCTGACTGCCATATGCAGCCTCCAGGCAGTGCTGTGTGTGAAGGTCATCCAGATGTGCCACGCGGGCTCCATCAGGTAGAAGACATCCGGGTGCTGCCCAAAAAGCTGTCCCACAAAAGAAGAACCAGAGCGCCAGGAAGACAGGACCAGCACATGCATGGGCTTGGGCTCCTCCTTCGTGGACAGGGAGTTGAAGTTGTGGCCATACAGATGGAAGAAGAGAGCAAAGATGGCCATCTGGGAAACCAGAAACAGCAGTGGCCGCATTTTTTTGGGCGGTGTCATCATGCTGAAGTGGAAGACCTTAAGGAACAAGCAGAAGGGTTGTTAGGCTTCTGTTTTGGTGTCAGCCTTCCATCCCCTTTCTTGCCAAAGTCATTTTTCCCCCTGACCCCCAGCAAGGAGCAACGTAGAGTGCTGGGAACTTCTGGTAACCAACTACACAAATCCTTCTCTGAATCAATTCCTGTCCCTTGTAGTTAGTATGTCaataagatctatttattttaggcTCTTTACTTCCTTCCTCCTGGTCTTTCTTGTCCAGTGAGCTGCCAAAAATGCCTGAATGTAGCCATATTTCATCGTCTTAGAGGAATAGCTCCACCCTGCCACCTTGGTGACACACATGTGTCCACATGGGCCACTTAGGCAAAGCTTCACCACAGTCTGACCAAACTTTGGTGGAATGCTCTGTGATTCCTTCTGAAACTAAGGGAGATAAGCTGACTTGGGAGGAACTACCTCAAGGTCATTgttcacccacctcccctatcTTCAGGGAAATTGCCGTAGGCCATTTCTCATTGCCTTCCTTCATCTCAAGCAAGCACAGGCCTTTCAATCCCTTGAAGGATATGGTTGCAGGCTATAAAACTGTTTGGCTTGAGTTTGGAGTTGTCTCCTCAGAGGCAGAGCCAAGTGCCCATGGTACCTGTCATTTGGTCCCCTCTGGTTTGGCATCATCCTGTGGGACTAGGGACACGAAGAACTGACCCAAGCTGACCTTATATCTGTGTAGCTAAGAAACTATCTGAATCTATTTGGCTTGAATTGTTGTCTCCTTAACAGCTGGCTCTATGGAAGTGTGCAAACCAACCTGAGAGCTGCATTAGTGATACTTGTGGCCTGTTAGCCACTGTGCTGCTGCCGGGGGAATGCTTAACTGCGTGACACAACCCAATCAGAGCAGCTCAGTACAGATGGCCAGGTTGTGTACTGCACAACCCTAGTGAATGCCATCTCATCAAAACTTTAagatatttcttattaaaaaatgttctcatAGGTGACGGTAAAGTATTTTGGTCCAACAGAATAAGAACATTAGGATGATTTTCCAGTTGTTAGATGTTAAATATCTGGAGAGGGATGCCtagatggcttagtcagttaagcggccaactcttgattttggctcaggtcatgatatcagggtcctgggattgagccccatgttgggctccatgctcagcagggagtctgcttgggattctctctctccctctcgctccacccctcccccacttgtgcatgctctctctctctctctctctaaataaataaataaatataatctttaaaaaaatatctagagAAATGAATTCCACTTAGTAATTCACACTAAGACTCATACAGACTGGTGGCAACCCTCAACTTCCTTCATAATCAAGGCTCACTTTGCATGAAAAGACCATGGTTCCCAGTGACATGCTAGAATATtattctgagggttttttttttttttttttttttttaaagatttttttttttttttttacagagaaagacacagcgagagagggaacacaaacggggagtgggagagggagaagcagactccctgccgagcagggagcccgacgcgggactcgatcccgggactccaggatcatgacctgagccgaaggcagtcgctcaaccaactgagccacccaggcgcccctattctgaGGGTTTTTTAAGAGTTTAAGGTTAAGGGTTCTTTAAGGGTTAAGATGAATCTGGATCATTTTGGGTGACTTCCTAGCATAAACAACTATTGAGAGATAGAACAGATAGAATAGCTATTTCGCATAgtgtaaaatattaatagtagcaaggtgctaattttttttaaacattttgtttttaagtaatctgtacacccaacatggggcttgaactcataatcctgagatcaagggtcccatgctccaccaactgaggcagccaggcacctgCAAGGTGCTAATTTGCATATTGTTATATACCCAAGATATTCTtccttccagcttttttttttttaaagattttatttgtttatttgagagagaaagaatgagacagagagagcatgagaggggggagggtcagagggagaagcatactccccaccaagcggggagtccaatgcgggactcgatcctaggactccaggatcatgacctgagctgaaggcagtcgcttaaccaactgagccacccaggcgccccctcttccttccagctttaacaaagaaaatatatttctaggggtacctggggggctcagccggttaagcatctgccttgggcccaggtcatgatcccagggtcctggggtggagccccacatcaggcttcctgctcagcggagagcctgcttctccctttccctctgctgctccccatgcttgtgcactctctctctcagagagagagagagccagagtgtGGACAGCaaaaacagggggaggggcagagggagaagcagattcccctctcagcaaggagcccaacatggggtggggctccatcccagaaccctgggatcatgacctgaaccaaaggcagatgcttaactgactgagccacccaggcaccccaataaataaaatcttttaaaaaaaattttttaaaggaaaaaaaagaaaatatatttctagacAGTAATTGGAGCTGGATTTAAGGTTTGTTAATTTCCTGGTGACAGATCTtatcactaatttttaaaaagtttttaatgagTAATAATTACATGGttcaaattgttttaaaaagtatcattATCATGGACATTAAACCCACAGACTTAGAATTTAGAAGGCTtcttcaggcgcctgggtggctcatttgttaacatctgccttcggcttgggtcatgatcccaaggtcctgggatcaagtcccacataggtgcatcgggctccctgctcagtgagcctgcttctccctctccctctgcctgccactctccctgcttgtgctctctctctctctgtcaaataaataaataaaatctt
Encoded proteins:
- the CHST4 gene encoding carbohydrate sulfotransferase 4 — its product is MMTPPKKMRPLLFLVSQMAIFALFFHLYGHNFNSLSTKEEPKPMHVLVLSSWRSGSSFVGQLFGQHPDVFYLMEPAWHIWMTFTHSTAWRLHMAVRDLIRAIFLCDMSVFDAYMKPSPRRQSSLFQWENSRALCSPPACNIFSRDMIIPQAHCKLLCSKQPFEVVEKACRSYSHVVLKEVRFFNLQVLYPLLRDPSLNLHIVHLVRDPRAVFRSREHTIRELMIDSRIVMGQHWEKIKEEDQPYYVMQVICQSQLEIYKAVQSLPKALRQRYMLVRYEDLVRDPIAQTAQMYKYVGLKFLPHLQTWVYNSTRGKGMGHHAFHTNARNALNVSQAWRWTLPYGKVSRLQKVCNDTMTLLGYHLVRSEQEQKNLSLDLLSTWTPSN